One Streptosporangium becharense genomic window, TCAGGTCGGCGGGGTCGCCCGGCCGTATCCCGGTCCGCCCCCTGCTCGCCGCGGCCAGCGCCACCGCAAGCGGGAGCGCCTGCTCCGGGTGCCACGGCGGCCGGTCGTCGTCGGTCCTGGTCACGGCGGAGGCGATGCCGTCCCAGGGGTCCAGCGGCGCCACCGGGGCGTCCGAGCCCAGCTCCAGGGTGGCCCCGGCGGCGAGCAGGTCGGCGTAGGCGAAGGCCCGGCCGGTCCGGCTGTGCCAGTGCAGGTCGGCCACCTCCCGGTCGTCGGGGGCGTGGGCGGGCTGCACCCCGGCGACGAGGCCGGGGCGGGCGAACCGGGGGAAGTCCTCGGCGCGGACGAGCTGGGCGTGCTCGATCCTTCCCGGACAGCCGACCCGTTCGAAGGCGTCCAGCGCGATGCCCGCCGCCAGGTCGCCGATGGCGTGCACCGCCGAGGCGATCCCGTTCCGGGCGGCCAGGGACATGACCCCGTGCAGCTCGTCCGGCCCGGTCTCCAACAGCCCGCGCGTGTCGGTGCCGGGGTAGGGGTCCTCGCAGTAGGCGGTCCTGGTGTTCAGGGAACCGTCCACGAATATCTTGACCGGGCCCACCTCCAGCAGCCCGGCGGAGGAGGCCACCGGATCCCCGGTGCGCAGCCCGCGGCCGATCGCCTCCTCCAGCCGGTCCTTCGGGATCGAACAGGTGACCCGGACGTCGATCCGGTGCTCGGCGACCCGGCGGGACCAGTCGGCGACGTTGTCGGCGAATTCGAAGTCCAGCATGCCGACGACGCCCCGGGCCGCCGCGGCGGTGGTGGCCTCGGCCACCCAGCGGTCGAGCTCCGCCGCCGGCGGCGGGGGCAGCTCCGCCATCGTGTCGTAGCAGTCGCGCTCACGCAGCACGCCGGTCGGGTGCTCGCCCCTGCCGACGGCCGCCAGCGCCGCGGGGCTGAGCCAGACGGTGTGCAGGTCGTTGCTGACCAGGGCGATCGCCCTGCCGGGCGCCACCGCCTGCAACAGGGACTTGTGCGGGGCGTCCGGCCACAGGCCGTCGCGGAACCCGTACCCGATCGTGAGACCGGCCGGGCCCGCGTGCGGGGCGATGAGCTCGGCGGCCTCCCGCGCCGACCGCGCGGAGGTCAGGTCGATCCGGCGGCGTGCCTGTGCCCACTGCAGCGAGTGCACGTGCGCGTCCCACAAACCGGGCAGGAGCGTGCCGCCCGCGACGTCCACGCTCTCCACCGCCCCGCCGCGGGGAGGCGGATCGGCGCTCACCTCCGCGACCCGGCCGTCGACGATCAGAACATGGCGGACCGGGCCGCCGAGACCCATCCGCGCGTTGCGCAACAGCAGGTGAGAAGACATGGGGCTGACGCTAGGCGGGCACACCGCGACCGCTCATCGTCGAGGGCGGACGTTTCCCCCGGGTGTCGTTGTGCCCCGCCACAGCGTCCCGCCGCCGTCCCCGCACGGCGGGCGTCAGATCTCCTCGCGCATGTGCAGCAGGCGGAGCTGAAGCCAGATCACGAGCCGCTCCGCCGGGTCGGCCAGGTCCACGTCGAACAGCTCCTGGAGCCTGCGGATGCGGTAGCGGAGCGTGTTCTCGTGCACCGACAGCTCCGCTGCGGCCCTGGCGGCCTCGCCGAAGGCGTCCAGGTACGACAGCAGTGTGGCCGCGTGCGTGGTGGAGTGCGCCGCGTCGTGCTCCAGCATCCGCCGTACCGGTGCCAGCATCTGCGTGGCGACCCCGCCCCGCTCGGCCAGGTCCAGCAGGGCGATGCGGCTGCGCACCTGCTCGTCGGTGGCGACCCGCGCCGTCCCCGCCGCCGTCTCCGCCAGCACCCGGACGACCCGGTCCGCCAGCCCGCTGGAGACGGGGGCGTCGGCCAGCCTCTCGACCACCGGACCGATCCCGGCGTGCAGGCCGATCCCGGTGGACTTGCGGACCGAGGCCGCGACATCCGTCACGGCCCGCACCAGATCCTTCACCGGGATGCCGGGGGCGACCGGCAGCAGCGCGTAGACCTTGCCCCAGCCCGTGGTGCAGACCGCCTCGTTGTGCCACGCCTCGCACCCCAGGCTGATCAGGTCGGCGACACTCGCCACGACCGTACCCGGCTCGGCCGCAGGCATGGCGGGCGCGAACGCGACGATCACCACCGGCGTGTCGGCCGACAGGCCGAGCCGGGCGACCGCCGCGGACCCGGAGACGGCGCCGTCGAGCAGCGCGCGCAGCGTCTCGGCGCGCTGCCAGCGCTGCGGGTCGCTGGGGTTGCGGGCGCGCAGCATGTGCAGGGCGGCGATCCGCCCGGCGTCCTCCAGCAGCTGCGCGGCGTCCGGGACGACCGGCGGGGTGCCGTCGAGCACCCAGATGAACCCGAGCAGCTGGGAACCGGCCCGTACCGCCGTCGCCAGACGCGGGGTGTGACCGGGCTCCAGGCTGGCGAACCCGACGGGGCCGTCGGCCCGGAACACGCGGCTGTACTCGCTGCGGTTGGTCGGCCGCTTGGGCGTCTTGCGTCCCAGGATGCCGAGCTTGCGGATCTCGTCGATCTCCTGGCCGGGGATGTTGGAGTAGGCCAGCACGTTGCCCTGCGGGTCCTCGATGCAGGTGGCGCCGCCGATCGTGGAGGCGATCGCGTTGGCCAGGGCGAACAGGTCTCCCATGCCGACCGCGGAGTAGGTGGTGGTGATCTCGCCGGGGCCGGCGGTCGCCGCGGTCAGCAGCGCGTCGAGCTGGCGCCACGGGACCTGCTCCGGCGCGACGAGCAGCGCCACCCCCGCCTGCCGCGCGGCCTCGATGAGCGGGGCCAGGTCGGCGCCCCGGTCCTTGACCACCACGGCGTGGTAACCGTGCCGGCCCGCCCGCAGCAGGAGCTCCCGGGTGGCCGGGCTGGCGGCGCGGGCCCCGACGGCGAGCAGCACGCACCCGGGGCGTTCCTCCAGCGGGTCGTCGGGATCGTGGACGACGGGTTCGCCGACGGTCAGGTGCGGGTCGCCGGGAAGGTACGCCGTGGAGACCACATCGCGTCCCAGCGTCCGGAGGACCTGACTCAGCGGGGGCCGGTAGGGCCGCACCATCGAGGCGTCGGGCAGCAGGTCAGCCGGCGACATCCGCCTCCCTCTCCGTCCTTCCGGGGTCCTTGCGGGCCTTCCGGATGCGACCGCCGTTCCGGGCACGGCGCGAACCGGCACCCGTCCGGGTTCGGCACGGACCGGAAATATCAATTGAAGCAGCCCGTTTCCTCCGTGACGACCGCTTGACGATTACCACAAATACCACCGTACGACCTTGGGACCTGGCACGGTGCCGCGTCCGAACCCCGGTCGGCACACTGTGGGGGTGATCGATCCTGCGCTGAGCGACGAGCTCGACTCCGTTCCCCACTACGACCGTTTCGCCACCGTGGACGAGATCACGGCCGCCCTCACCCGGCTGGCCGGCGACCATCCCGGCGTCGCCTCGCTGCGCCGGGTGGGCAGCTCGGCCCTGGGCGAGCCGATCCTCTGCCTCACCGTGGGGGACGGGCCGCGGCACGCGCTGGTCGGCGCGATGCCCCACCCCAACGAGCCCATCGGCGGCCTCACCGTGATCCACCTCGCCACCCGGCTGTGCGAGGACGCCGGGCTGCGCGCCTCCACCGGCTGCACCTGGCACATCGTGGGCTGCCTCGACCCGGACGGCACCAGGCTCAACGAGGGATGGTTCGCCGGCCCCTTCACCAAGGCCCACTACGGCAGGCACTTCTACCGGCCCGCGGGTGACGAGCAGGTCGAGTGGACCTTCCCCTTCGCCTACAAGCGCGCCTACTTCGACCGGGTGACACCCGAGACCCTGGCCCTGATGCGGCTGATCGACGACACCCGTCCGGCGTTCATGACCACCCTGCACAACGCCGAGATGGGCGGGGCGTTCTTCTACCTCAACCGCCCGGTGCCGGCCCTGCAGTCCGTGCTCAAGGCCCTGCCCGGCCGTTACGGGGTGCCGCTGCACGCCGGCGAGCCGGAGCACCCCTCGGTGCGGACGCTGGAGGAGGCCGTCTTCCTCACCCCCCGCATGGAGGACGCCTACGACTACATCGAGGCGCTCGGTGAGGACCCCGTGGCGCAGATCGCGGGCGGGGCCAGCGACTCCTACGCGGCCAGGTACGGCACGCTCTGCCTGGCCGCCGAGCTGCCCTACTGGCGCGAACCGGCGGCCGGGGACCGCTCCCCCGCGGGGATCTCCTACGCCGACCTGCTCGGGGCCCACGCGGCGGACCTGCGTGAGTCGTTCGCCGTGCTCGACGAGACCCTGTCCGCCGTCTCGGCCGACCTGGCGACCCGCTCCCCGTTCATCCGGGCGAGCAGGTTCTTCGTGCCGTTCGTCGAGGGCATGGCCGCCACGGCGCGGCACCGCGCCGAGGCCCCGGAGAGCGACCGGCCCGCCACCGTCGCCGAGCGGCGGTCCTGCCACGACACCGTGCACAGCGTCCGGCTCCGGTTCGGCGGCATGCTGTTGCGCGCTCTGGAGGGCGAACTGGCCATCGGCAACGGCACCCCGGCCATCCGCACGCGGGCCCGCGTCCTGTCGGAGACCTACGCCGCGTGGTGCGCCGAGGCCGAGGCGGGCACACCGGACGAGACGATCCCGATCGGCCACCTGGTCGCCATCCAGTACGGCGGCATCCTGGCCGGCGCGGCCCACGCCTGAATCTGACGGGCCGTGCTCTCACCGGCACGGCCCGCCCGCGTCCCCGGCGCGGCCCGCCTTCCTCCGTCGAACCGGTCCCCCGCGACCCGCTCCCCTCCCGGGAGCGGACCGGCCTCATCGCGCGGCGCGCATGGCTCCGGCGAGAGCGGGATTGCCGTACGCGCCGCCGCCGTCGAGGGCTTCGATCACCCGCTCGACGATCTCAGCGGGCTTCTCCTGGCTCAGTTTGGCCTTGCCCACGGCCCGGTCGGGCACCAGGCGGAACCCCGTCACCGCCGGGGCGATCCGGTGGGCGTACTCCTCGACCGACCCCAGCCGGAACGGCTCGGGACGCCCCGCCTCGAAGTGGTCCACGGTGTCCGAGAGCACCCGGTAGGTCTCCTCGGGGCTCAGCACCTGCGGCGTGCCGTGCAGGTGGAGGACGACGAAGTTCCACGTCGGCACGTACGGGCCCGCCCGGTAGAGGGTCGGCGAGACATACCCCTCCGGCCCCTCGACGACGATCACCACGGGGCGCCGCCCGAGCCCGTGCTCCTCCGCGTCCTCACGGGCCAGGTGCCCCAGCACGGCGGGCCCGGGACTGGCCGGGTCGGGGATGACCGGCAGGTGCGAGACCACGGGCTTCCCGCCGTCGGACACGCTCACCAGGATCGCCCACCCGTGGGCCGCGACCAGTTCCCGCAACACCCGCGGATCGTCGATCGCGTACATCGGTTGTTCCAGCATGTGCCCGATGAAACAGCCACCGCGGGCCCGCTGTCAGCGTGGAGCGGGACAAGCGTTTCCCGGCCGCCTTGACGCCCCCGACAAACCCGGCGCCGCGCCCGTGCCGTCCGGCTCCGATGCCTCCCGCGCTCCGCCCGGTGCGGCCCCGTGACAGGAAACGGCCCCCGTGAGGAGTCTCACGGAGGCCGTTCGGAGGTCGGGTCAGAGACCGGCGGCGGCGCGCAGGGCGTCGGCGCGGTCGGTGGCCTCCCAGGAGAACTCGGGCCGGCCGAAGTGACCGTAGGCCGAGGTCGCCGAGTAGATCGGGCGGAGCAGGTCGAGGTCGCGGATGATCGCGGCCGGACGCAGGTCGAAGACCTTGAGCACGGCCTCCTGGATCTTGTCGATCTCCACCTTCTCGGTGCCGAAGGTCTCGACGAACACGCCGACCGGGTGGGCCTTGCCGATGGCGTAGGCGACCTGGACCTCGGCGCGGTCGGCGAGACCGGCGGCGACGATGTTCTTGGCGACCCAGCGCATGGCGTAGGCGGCCGAGCGGTCGACCTTGGACGGGTCCTTGCCGGAGAAGGCGCCGCCGCCGTGACGGGCCATGCCGCCGTAGGTGTCGACGATGATCTTACGGCCGGTCAGGCCGGCGTCGCCCATCGGGCCGCCGATCTCGAAACGGCCGGTCGGGTTGACCAGGAGGCGGTAGCCCTCGGTCTCGAGCTCCACACCGGCGAGGACCGGGTCGACCACGTGCTCCTTGATGTCGGGAGCGAGCATCTCCTTGAGGTCGATCTCGGCGGCGTGCTGGGTGGAGACGACCACGGTGTCGAGCCTGACCGGGCGGTCGCCGTCGTACTCGATGGTGACCTGGGTCTTGCCGTCGGGACGCAGGTAGGGCACGGTGCCGTCCTTGCGGACCTGCGACAGGCGCTCGGCGAGGCGGTGCGCGAGCTGGATCGGCAGCGGCATCAGCTCGGGGGTCTCGCGGCAGGCGTAGCCGAACATGAGGCCCTGGTCGCCGGCGCCCTGGCGGTCGAGCTCGTCGCCGGCCTCGCCCTCGCGGGCCTCATAGGCGTCGTCGACGCCCTGGGCGATGTCGGGCGACTGCGCGCCGATGGACACCGACACGCCGCAGGAGGCGCCGTCGAAGCCCTTGTGCGAGGCGTCGTAGCCGATCTCCAGGATCTTCTCCCGGATCAGGCCGGGGATGTCGACGTAGGTCTCCGTCGTCACCTCTCCGGCGACGTGGACCTGACCGGTGGTGATCAGCGTCTCGACCGCGACACGGCTCTTGGGGTCACCCTTGAGCATGGCGTCGAGAATCGCGTCACTGATCTGGTCGGCGATCTTGTCCGGGTGGCCCTCGGTGACCGACTCGGAGGTGAACAGGCGACGGGACAAGTCAGTGGCTCCTCATGCAGCGGCTGCTGGCGTCTGGGGGCTCTGGCGTCGGCGGGACACCAGTAGCGCTCCGCCGAAGTCTAGCCGCACGGACGGCGGCGCCGCGAAACCGCCTCGCATCGTGTCGGAAAGACCGGGGACAGGACGAGGCGGAGGCCCGGTCACAGGTCCGGGAGCGGGTCGCAGGGAAGGGTCTCCGGGGCGAAGACCTCGGCGTCGGCGGCGCAGACCACCGCGACGTACTCCTCCTCGATCTCGAACGCCATCCCGCCCAGCTCGATGCACGCACCTTCGGAGAACTCGACGGGACCGAGGCGGGTGCGGCGGGGATGGGCGGCGTACACCGAGGTGGGCGCGTCGCGGTCGAAGAACTTGGTGGACAGCACCAGGACGGACAGGTCGGTGACGACGATGAGGAAGGTCGCCATCCCCGGGGAACCCACCGACAGCGCGGGAAGGACATAGCAGATCTCCTCGCCCGGGGGAAGCAGCGCGCGGCAGCGGGCTCGGACGACGGCGGCAACCGGCATGATCGGACCCCTCCCTGTCCCAACGGCCTGGGTCACCTCGGACGCAGTATCCGCCGCGGGAGTGAGCCGGGCAAGTGGTCAGGCGAGACGCGCGGCGACGAGGTCCCAGACCACGTCGGCGAGCTCCTCCTTGGGCCCCCGGGGCACCTCGACCGGCTCGCCGCCGGCCACCAGGATCGTCGCCGCGTTGTCGGGGGTGCCGAAGGCGAGGCCGTCGCCCACCTGGTTGACCACGAGGAGGTCGCAGCCCTTGCGGGCGAGTTTCGCCCGGCCGTTGGCGAGGACGTCGTCGGTCTCGGCCGCGAACCCGGCGATCACCCGCGGGTACGGCTTGAGGCCGTCGCGACGCCGCTCCCCCAGCTCGGCCAGGATGTCGGGGTTCTTCGTCAGGTGCACCGGATCGGGCTCGGCCCCGGTTTTCTTGATCTTCGACTCGTTGCGCGCCGCGGGCCTGAAGTCGGCGACCGCGGCGGCCATGACCACGGCGTCGGCGCCTTCCAGGGCGTCGAGCACGGCGGCGCGCATCTGCAGGGCCGACTCGACCCGGACCACCCGGACCCCCGCGGGGTCGGGCAGCGCGACGTTGGCGGCCACCAGGGTCACCTCCGCGCCCCGGGCGACCGCGGTGCGGGCCAGCGCGTACCCCTGCAGGCCGGAGGAGCGGTTGCCGATGAAACGGACCGGGTCGATCGCCTCGCGGGTACCGCCGGCCGAGACGACCACCCGGCGTCCCGCCAGGTCGGCCGGGCGCCCGGCGAGGACCCGGCGGCAGACCTCGAAGATCTCCTTCGGGTCGGGCAGCCGGCCGGGGCCCGTGTCGGCGCCGGTCAGGCGGCCCACCGCGGGGTCGACGACGATCGAGCCGCGCTCGCGGAGCGTGGCCACGTTGGCGCGGGTCGCGGGGTGCTCCCACATCTCGGTGTGCATCGCGGGGGCGAACACCACCGGGCAGCGCGCGGTGAGCAGGGTGTTGGTGAGCAGGTCGCCGGCCAGCCCGTGGGCGGCCTTGGCCAGCACGTCGGCGGTGGCGGGGGCGACGACCACCAGGTCGGCGTTCTGCCCGATGCGGACGTGCGGCACCTCGTGCACCGACTCCCACACGTCGGCGGTGACCGGGTTGCCGGACAGCGCGGCCCAGGTCGGCTCGCCGACGAAGCGGAGCGCCTCCCGGGTGGGCACGACGCGCACGTCGTGGCCGGACTCGGTGAACAGGCGCAGCAGCTCGCAGGCCTTGTAGGCGGCGATGCCGGCACTCACGCCGAGCACCACCCGGGGCCTGCGGCGGGCCCCGGCAGATCCGGGGCGGCCTTCCCCGGCGCCCGGCTCCGCGGGCCCGGCGGTGGCCGCGCCCTCGTCAGGGGTCCGCATCGAAGGAGGTCAGCCCTCGATCGGCTCGGCGGTGAGCAGGCCCTCGCTGACCTCGCGCAGCGCGATGGACAGCGGCTTCTCCTGGGCGTGCGTCTCGACGAGCGGGCCGACGTACTCCAGCAGGCCCTCGCCGAGCTGGGAGTAGTAGGCGTTGATCTGACGCGCCCGCTTGGAGCCGAAGATCACGAGACTGTACTTGCTGTCGACGACCTCCAGCAGAGCGTCGATCGACGGGTTGGTGATGCCTTCGGAGTAGGCGGCGCTGGTTGCCACGTGTGTTTTCCCCTAGCTAGGTGAACGTCCGGGGCGTGGAGCCTCGGGAGCATCAGCCATCAAGGCTATCAGCCGATGACATACGTCCTGGACGGACGTGTTGACCAGGGTCACGTCGAATTCCTGCTCGGCCGCCATCTCGATCCGGCCGGCCGCCAGGCGCCGGGCGATGACGTCCTCGGGCTCGGTGCCGCGCCCGCGCAGGCGCTTCTCCAGCTCCTGCCAGGTCGGGGGCGCCAGGAAGACGAGCAGTGCCTCGGGCATGGTCGCGCGCACCTGCCGGGCCCCCTGGAGGTCGATCTCCAGCACGGTGGGAACCCCGGCCGCGAGCTTGGCGAGCACCGGGCCGCGCGGCGTGCCGTACCGGTTGCCGGCGAACTCGGCCCATTCCAGCAGCTCGCCGGAGGCGGCGAGGCGGTCGAACTCGTCGTCGTCGGCGAAGAAGTACTCCACCCCGTGGGTCTCGCCCGGGCGGGGTTTCCTGGTGGTCACCGAGACCGACAGCCACACCTCGGGGTGTGCCCGCCGAAGCTCGGCGACGACCGTGGACTTGCCGACGCCGGACGGCCCGGACAGGACCGTCAGGCGCTTGCCGGCCGTGAGCCCCGCCGAGGCTGACGCCTCCTGCGGACCTCCGGCCGAGGATGAGGAGCGACCGGATCCGCCATCGGCGGCCACCTGCGAGGTCCGACTGCCGTCGGACCACGACGTTCCGGTCACTCCAAACCCCCCGTGATGCAGTTTCCCCGTGCGGGGAGCGTGTTTCCTTACTGAGCCGAGCCCGTGCCTGAACCGAGACTAGCTCTCGGCCCCGCCGAACTCACGCTCGAGCGAAGCCCGCTGGTTGGTGCCGAGACCCCGCACGCGGCGGGACTCTGCGATGCCAAGCCGCTCCATGAGCTGCTTGGCGCGGACCTTGCCCACTCCGGGCAGCGACTCGAGAAGAGCCGAGACCTTCATCTTGCCGATGACGTCGTCGGTCTGCCCGTCTTTGAGCACCTCAGCCAGAGATACGGCACCGTGCTTGAGACGGTTCTTCACCTCGGCACGCTCTCGGCGGGCCTTGGCAGCCTTCTCTAGGGCTGCGGCGCGCTGCTCAGGGGTAAGGGGAGGAAGAGCCACGCCGGGTCACCTCGAATTTCCTGTCGATGTACTCGGACGGGAAGGGAAACTAGCTGGTCATGGCGTTTCAAGCAACGTCAAGACCACTTTATCCCCTTAGAAAATCTACTTCGTGACTTTACGTGCGCGGCAAAACGCGCTGCGTCGATGAAACTACGCTCATGGCCGAGTTTTCCGGGGTTGGATCACAGGGGCCTTCCGGCGGCGGCGGAGGCGCGCCGCAGCGCGGCGGCGATGCCCGCGGCGGTCGCGCCGGGGTCGGGGGAACCGGTGATCGGCCGGCCGATCACGAGGAGGTCGGCTCCGTCGGCGAACGCCTGCTCGGGGGTCGCCACCCTCGCCTGGTCCTGGACCGCGGAGCCGGCGGGGCGGACACCGGGAGTGATCAGGACGATGCCGGGCCCGACCTCCGCGCGCACGGCGGCGAGCTCGCGCGGCGAGCAGACGAGGGCCTGGGCTCCCGCTCCGACGGCCACGGCCGCCAGGCGGCGCACGGCGTCCTCGGAGGGGCCGTTGACCCCGACCCGCTCCAGATCCGCCTCGGAGAGCGAGGTGAGGAGCGTCACGGCCGCGATCCGGGTGCCCGGCAGGGCGTCCACGGCCGCCCTGATCATCGAGGGCCCCCCGGCGGCGTGTACGGTCAGGATCGCGGGCTTGAGCCGCGCGACGGCCCTGGCGGCGCCCGCGACGGTGTTGGGGATGTCGTGGAGCTTCAGGTCCAAAAAGACCTGGACGCCGCTCGCGCCGCGGACCGAGGCGATCACGTCGGGGCCGTAACGGAGGTAGAGTTCGAGGCCGACCTTGACCGTGCTCACGTGGGGGGTGACCAGGCTCGCCCAGTGCGCCGCGGTCTCTAGGTCGGGCGCGTCCAGGGCGACGGCGATGGGTGCGGGCGTCATAGGGAACTCTCCTCCAGATCGATGCGGTGCCGGGTGGACGCCCCCGGCGGGCGGTGGGCCAGCCCGACCGCGTCGGCCAGCCGGTGGAACCCCCGGGCCGCCAGGAGCTCCTCCAGCTCGCGCAGGACGCGCAGGCAGGCGTAGGGGTCGTGGAACAACGCGGTCCCCACCGCGACGACGCAGGCCCCGGCGAGGATGAACTCGAAGGCGTCCCTGCCGGTCAGCACGCCGCCCATGCCGATGATGGGCACGCTGGGCAGGGCCGCGTGCACCTGCCACACGCAGCGTACGGCCAGCGGGCGGATGGCCGGACCGGACAGGCCGCCGGTGACGGCCGCGAGTGTGGGACGCATGGCCTCGGTGTCGATGCTCATGCCGAGCGGGTTGTTGATCATTGAGAGCGCGTCGGCGCCGCCGTCGACGCACGCCCGGGCGACGCTCACGATGTCCAGCACGTCCGGCGAGAGCTTGGCCACCACGGGCACCTCGTAGCGCATCACCGAGCGCACCGAGGCGATCACCTCGGCCGAGGCGGCGCCGTCGCGGGCGAACACCCGGCCGCGGTCCTCGATGTTGGGACACGACAGGTTCACCTCGACGGCGGTGACGCCGGGGGCGTCGGTGAGCCTGCGGGCCAGCGCGGTGTACTCGGCGACGGTGCCGCCGCCGATGGACACCACGGTCTTGACGCCCCGCTGCGCCAGCCAGGGCAGCTCGCGCTCCAGGAAGGCGTCCACGCCCGGCCCCTGGAGGCCGACGGCGTTGAGCAGGCCCGAGGGGGTCTCCGCCATCCTGGGGGTCGGACGGCCCGCCCTGGGGGCCATCGTGATCGACCGGGTGGTCAGCGCGCCGATCCTGCCCAGGTCGAAGAACTGGGCGAGCTCGGAGCCGGACGCCGCGCACCCCGCGGCCGTGGTGACGGGGTTGGCCAGCTCCACGTGCCCGAGGTACGTCCGCATGTCAACCGACATGCCGTGTTCCTCCGCCGGGTGCCCCCAGCGCGTCGAACGGGATCGTCCCCACGTCGTCGAAACGGACGCGCTCGCCGCGGAAGACCGGTCCTTCGACGCACGAGCGCACCATGCGGGTGACCCCGTCCTCCCCGATGACCGGCAGCACACACGTCATGCACACGCCGATCCCGCACGCCATCCGCTCCTCCACGGCCACCTGGACCGGGATGCCGAGCTCGACGGCCACCGCGGTCACACCGCGCAGCACGGGCATCG contains:
- a CDS encoding amidohydrolase, which codes for MSSHLLLRNARMGLGGPVRHVLIVDGRVAEVSADPPPRGGAVESVDVAGGTLLPGLWDAHVHSLQWAQARRRIDLTSARSAREAAELIAPHAGPAGLTIGYGFRDGLWPDAPHKSLLQAVAPGRAIALVSNDLHTVWLSPAALAAVGRGEHPTGVLRERDCYDTMAELPPPPAAELDRWVAEATTAAAARGVVGMLDFEFADNVADWSRRVAEHRIDVRVTCSIPKDRLEEAIGRGLRTGDPVASSAGLLEVGPVKIFVDGSLNTRTAYCEDPYPGTDTRGLLETGPDELHGVMSLAARNGIASAVHAIGDLAAGIALDAFERVGCPGRIEHAQLVRAEDFPRFARPGLVAGVQPAHAPDDREVADLHWHSRTGRAFAYADLLAAGATLELGSDAPVAPLDPWDGIASAVTRTDDDRPPWHPEQALPLAVALAAASRGRTGIRPGDPADLMITESDPAALEGEDLRRMPVLGTLLGGRWTHRRSI
- a CDS encoding helix-turn-helix domain-containing protein, giving the protein MSPADLLPDASMVRPYRPPLSQVLRTLGRDVVSTAYLPGDPHLTVGEPVVHDPDDPLEERPGCVLLAVGARAASPATRELLLRAGRHGYHAVVVKDRGADLAPLIEAARQAGVALLVAPEQVPWRQLDALLTAATAGPGEITTTYSAVGMGDLFALANAIASTIGGATCIEDPQGNVLAYSNIPGQEIDEIRKLGILGRKTPKRPTNRSEYSRVFRADGPVGFASLEPGHTPRLATAVRAGSQLLGFIWVLDGTPPVVPDAAQLLEDAGRIAALHMLRARNPSDPQRWQRAETLRALLDGAVSGSAAVARLGLSADTPVVIVAFAPAMPAAEPGTVVASVADLISLGCEAWHNEAVCTTGWGKVYALLPVAPGIPVKDLVRAVTDVAASVRKSTGIGLHAGIGPVVERLADAPVSSGLADRVVRVLAETAAGTARVATDEQVRSRIALLDLAERGGVATQMLAPVRRMLEHDAAHSTTHAATLLSYLDAFGEAARAAAELSVHENTLRYRIRRLQELFDVDLADPAERLVIWLQLRLLHMREEI
- a CDS encoding M14 family zinc carboxypeptidase; this encodes MIDPALSDELDSVPHYDRFATVDEITAALTRLAGDHPGVASLRRVGSSALGEPILCLTVGDGPRHALVGAMPHPNEPIGGLTVIHLATRLCEDAGLRASTGCTWHIVGCLDPDGTRLNEGWFAGPFTKAHYGRHFYRPAGDEQVEWTFPFAYKRAYFDRVTPETLALMRLIDDTRPAFMTTLHNAEMGGAFFYLNRPVPALQSVLKALPGRYGVPLHAGEPEHPSVRTLEEAVFLTPRMEDAYDYIEALGEDPVAQIAGGASDSYAARYGTLCLAAELPYWREPAAGDRSPAGISYADLLGAHAADLRESFAVLDETLSAVSADLATRSPFIRASRFFVPFVEGMAATARHRAEAPESDRPATVAERRSCHDTVHSVRLRFGGMLLRALEGELAIGNGTPAIRTRARVLSETYAAWCAEAEAGTPDETIPIGHLVAIQYGGILAGAAHA
- a CDS encoding FMN-binding negative transcriptional regulator; its protein translation is MLEQPMYAIDDPRVLRELVAAHGWAILVSVSDGGKPVVSHLPVIPDPASPGPAVLGHLAREDAEEHGLGRRPVVIVVEGPEGYVSPTLYRAGPYVPTWNFVVLHLHGTPQVLSPEETYRVLSDTVDHFEAGRPEPFRLGSVEEYAHRIAPAVTGFRLVPDRAVGKAKLSQEKPAEIVERVIEALDGGGAYGNPALAGAMRAAR
- the metK gene encoding methionine adenosyltransferase, yielding MSRRLFTSESVTEGHPDKIADQISDAILDAMLKGDPKSRVAVETLITTGQVHVAGEVTTETYVDIPGLIREKILEIGYDASHKGFDGASCGVSVSIGAQSPDIAQGVDDAYEAREGEAGDELDRQGAGDQGLMFGYACRETPELMPLPIQLAHRLAERLSQVRKDGTVPYLRPDGKTQVTIEYDGDRPVRLDTVVVSTQHAAEIDLKEMLAPDIKEHVVDPVLAGVELETEGYRLLVNPTGRFEIGGPMGDAGLTGRKIIVDTYGGMARHGGGAFSGKDPSKVDRSAAYAMRWVAKNIVAAGLADRAEVQVAYAIGKAHPVGVFVETFGTEKVEIDKIQEAVLKVFDLRPAAIIRDLDLLRPIYSATSAYGHFGRPEFSWEATDRADALRAAAGL
- the coaBC gene encoding bifunctional phosphopantothenoylcysteine decarboxylase/phosphopantothenate--cysteine ligase CoaBC; translated protein: MVLGVSAGIAAYKACELLRLFTESGHDVRVVPTREALRFVGEPTWAALSGNPVTADVWESVHEVPHVRIGQNADLVVVAPATADVLAKAAHGLAGDLLTNTLLTARCPVVFAPAMHTEMWEHPATRANVATLRERGSIVVDPAVGRLTGADTGPGRLPDPKEIFEVCRRVLAGRPADLAGRRVVVSAGGTREAIDPVRFIGNRSSGLQGYALARTAVARGAEVTLVAANVALPDPAGVRVVRVESALQMRAAVLDALEGADAVVMAAAVADFRPAARNESKIKKTGAEPDPVHLTKNPDILAELGERRRDGLKPYPRVIAGFAAETDDVLANGRAKLARKGCDLLVVNQVGDGLAFGTPDNAATILVAGGEPVEVPRGPKEELADVVWDLVAARLA
- the rpoZ gene encoding DNA-directed RNA polymerase subunit omega; translated protein: MATSAAYSEGITNPSIDALLEVVDSKYSLVIFGSKRARQINAYYSQLGEGLLEYVGPLVETHAQEKPLSIALREVSEGLLTAEPIEG
- the gmk gene encoding guanylate kinase produces the protein MTVLSGPSGVGKSTVVAELRRAHPEVWLSVSVTTRKPRPGETHGVEYFFADDDEFDRLAASGELLEWAEFAGNRYGTPRGPVLAKLAAGVPTVLEIDLQGARQVRATMPEALLVFLAPPTWQELEKRLRGRGTEPEDVIARRLAAGRIEMAAEQEFDVTLVNTSVQDVCHRLIALMADAPEAPRPGRSPS
- the mihF gene encoding integration host factor, actinobacterial type, which produces MALPPLTPEQRAAALEKAAKARRERAEVKNRLKHGAVSLAEVLKDGQTDDVIGKMKVSALLESLPGVGKVRAKQLMERLGIAESRRVRGLGTNQRASLEREFGGAES
- the pyrF gene encoding orotidine-5'-phosphate decarboxylase — protein: MTPAPIAVALDAPDLETAAHWASLVTPHVSTVKVGLELYLRYGPDVIASVRGASGVQVFLDLKLHDIPNTVAGAARAVARLKPAILTVHAAGGPSMIRAAVDALPGTRIAAVTLLTSLSEADLERVGVNGPSEDAVRRLAAVAVGAGAQALVCSPRELAAVRAEVGPGIVLITPGVRPAGSAVQDQARVATPEQAFADGADLLVIGRPITGSPDPGATAAGIAAALRRASAAAGRPL